One stretch of Streptomyces sp. NBC_00443 DNA includes these proteins:
- a CDS encoding ATP-binding protein, which produces MIYVNDCVGRQSWVHWFAAQPSALSELRRTLKLRLILWGLPEHVDVVQICASELVTNVIQHVGEGAPTTLRITFKGPYLRLEVADPDMQALPTLLAACSALESGRGMAVVDALADHRWGVFLRDDAKVVWCELATNTSVVSEPTAGPRVTRAGALLDLYGSWQLPCGTAMSGGRSVLGAAAAEEAAIGVLADVLHWLRAYGYDPDAVLDRAQTHFEAEVGEAVRAKVR; this is translated from the coding sequence ATGATCTACGTGAACGACTGCGTGGGACGACAGTCCTGGGTGCATTGGTTTGCCGCCCAGCCGTCTGCGCTATCCGAGTTGAGGCGAACTTTGAAGCTTCGCCTCATTCTGTGGGGGCTTCCCGAGCACGTTGACGTGGTGCAGATCTGCGCATCAGAGCTGGTCACCAACGTCATCCAGCACGTTGGGGAAGGAGCGCCCACCACGCTTCGCATCACGTTCAAGGGGCCGTATCTGCGCTTGGAAGTCGCGGATCCCGATATGCAGGCATTGCCCACCCTCCTAGCTGCCTGTAGTGCGCTGGAGTCGGGTCGAGGGATGGCCGTCGTCGACGCCCTGGCGGATCACCGCTGGGGTGTGTTCCTCCGAGATGACGCGAAGGTGGTGTGGTGTGAGCTTGCTACGAACACTTCCGTTGTCTCTGAGCCGACGGCCGGCCCTCGAGTCACGAGGGCCGGAGCCCTCCTTGACCTGTACGGATCGTGGCAACTGCCGTGTGGGACAGCTATGTCCGGCGGTAGGAGCGTGCTCGGTGCAGCAGCGGCAGAAGAGGCTGCCATTGGGGTCCTGGCCGACGTACTGCACTGGCTGCGTGCATACGGCTATGACCCCGATGCCGTACTCGACCGGGCGCAGACTCACTTCGAAGCAGAGGTCGGTGAGGCTGTGAGGGCTAAGGTCCGCTAG
- a CDS encoding DUF397 domain-containing protein, with protein MLDGSDLYGIDITWASFVKACGGPCTEGCVTLARIGDNAWALGDSKRPDAEPLRFTTAELNSAGIDPARFGLSV; from the coding sequence ATGCTGGACGGAAGCGACCTGTACGGGATCGACATCACCTGGGCATCCTTCGTGAAGGCGTGCGGAGGCCCATGCACCGAGGGGTGCGTGACTCTGGCCCGAATCGGCGACAACGCATGGGCCTTGGGTGACAGCAAGCGGCCGGACGCGGAGCCGCTGCGGTTCACGACGGCGGAGTTGAACTCGGCAGGCATTGACCCGGCGAGGTTCGGGCTGTCCGTCTGA
- a CDS encoding YqeB family protein codes for MSGTGEVFEKGGPADGGPGRDAVTVAESAWVLTLFCVACGAGVGLLVTLLAKWLVTLAWAPLQGPAKLLASVPEPWLSVGGVGVGALVGLAVGFVAVHESLAVTVSSTRVVLSVRDSAQEFGRDEIALVVRDGKQLVLLGADGMEIAREECGVSRQRVADAFAQHGYRWADEDPHREEFRRWVPGMPGLPAGADALLRARAAAREKDEGADDARELRGELLRLGVVVRDEKRRQYWRMPQTPQTPQTPQTPPQAPQMPQTPQQS; via the coding sequence ATGAGCGGTACGGGGGAAGTTTTCGAGAAGGGCGGGCCGGCGGACGGTGGTCCTGGGCGTGATGCCGTCACGGTCGCCGAGTCCGCGTGGGTTCTTACGCTGTTCTGTGTGGCGTGCGGGGCCGGTGTCGGGTTGCTGGTCACCCTTCTGGCGAAGTGGCTCGTGACGTTGGCCTGGGCTCCGTTGCAGGGGCCGGCCAAGCTGCTGGCGTCCGTTCCGGAGCCGTGGCTCAGCGTCGGTGGCGTTGGGGTGGGGGCGCTGGTGGGGCTGGCGGTCGGGTTCGTCGCCGTGCATGAGTCGTTGGCGGTGACTGTGTCCTCCACGCGTGTCGTCCTCAGCGTCAGGGACTCTGCGCAGGAGTTCGGGCGGGATGAGATCGCCCTGGTGGTGCGGGACGGTAAGCAGCTCGTGCTGCTCGGGGCGGACGGTATGGAGATCGCTCGGGAGGAGTGCGGGGTGTCCCGGCAACGGGTCGCCGACGCCTTCGCCCAGCACGGTTACCGGTGGGCCGACGAGGATCCGCACCGGGAGGAGTTCCGGCGCTGGGTTCCGGGCATGCCCGGGCTCCCCGCGGGGGCGGACGCGCTGCTCAGGGCTCGGGCGGCTGCGCGGGAGAAGGACGAGGGCGCCGACGATGCCCGGGAGCTGCGTGGGGAGCTGCTGCGGCTCGGCGTTGTCGTACGGGACGAGAAGCGGCGGCAGTACTGGCGTATGCCTCAGACACCTCAGACACCACAGACACCTCAGACACCTCCTCAGGCACCTCAGATGCCTCAGACGCCTCAACAGTCCTGA
- a CDS encoding MFS transporter — protein sequence MTTAEAETGRTVTTDIPARLDRLPWSRWHWTIVIGLGTVWTLDGLEVTVVGNIAPRLSEPGSGLPITSGQVTGLAAALYVAGACLGALFWGRLTDRWGRKKLFMITLAVYLAATALTALSFHTWWFFLFRFLTGFGIGGEYAAINSAIDELIPAQYRGRVDLMINGSFWLGAVGGSLLSIVALDTAIFPADVGWRLTFALGAVLALVILLVRRHVPESPRWLLIHGRDDEAERIVSSIEERVEAERGEPLPPAEGELTIRQRRSVTFVEIGRTVFSKYRRRAILGFSLFIGQAFLYNAITFGFGAILTTFYDVPSGSTGYYFAVIAVGNFMGPLLLGRLFDTVGRRIMISSTYLLSGILLFGTAWLFDQGTLSASTLTACWCAVLFFASAGASSAYLTVSEVFPMETRAMSIAFFYALGTAAGGISGPLLFANLTETGKVGDTVLAFQIGAALMCLAGLVAAFLAVRAERRSLEDIARPLTAVTKPARAGEVGQGA from the coding sequence ATGACCACCGCAGAAGCCGAGACCGGCCGTACCGTCACGACCGACATCCCCGCACGCCTGGACCGCCTCCCGTGGTCACGCTGGCACTGGACGATCGTGATCGGTCTCGGCACCGTGTGGACCCTGGACGGGCTGGAGGTCACGGTCGTCGGCAACATCGCGCCGCGCCTCTCCGAGCCCGGCAGCGGACTGCCGATCACTTCCGGCCAGGTCACCGGCCTGGCCGCCGCGCTGTACGTGGCCGGTGCGTGCCTTGGTGCCCTGTTCTGGGGCCGCCTGACGGACCGGTGGGGCCGCAAGAAGCTGTTCATGATCACGCTGGCGGTCTACCTGGCGGCGACGGCCCTGACCGCGCTCTCCTTCCACACCTGGTGGTTCTTCCTGTTCCGCTTCCTGACCGGCTTCGGCATCGGCGGCGAGTACGCGGCGATCAACTCCGCGATCGACGAGCTGATCCCGGCGCAGTACCGCGGCCGCGTCGACCTGATGATCAACGGTAGCTTCTGGCTGGGCGCGGTCGGCGGCTCGCTGCTGTCGATCGTCGCGCTGGACACGGCGATCTTCCCGGCGGACGTCGGCTGGCGGCTGACGTTCGCGCTCGGCGCCGTCCTCGCCCTGGTGATCCTCCTCGTCCGGCGGCACGTCCCGGAGAGCCCACGCTGGCTGCTGATCCACGGTCGCGACGACGAGGCGGAACGGATCGTGTCCTCCATCGAGGAACGGGTGGAGGCCGAGCGGGGCGAGCCGCTGCCGCCCGCCGAGGGTGAGCTCACCATCCGTCAGCGCCGCAGCGTGACGTTCGTGGAGATCGGCCGCACGGTCTTCTCGAAGTACCGCAGGCGGGCGATCCTCGGTTTCTCCCTGTTCATCGGCCAGGCGTTCCTCTACAACGCCATCACCTTCGGCTTCGGCGCGATCCTGACCACGTTCTACGACGTCCCGAGCGGCAGCACCGGCTACTACTTCGCGGTCATCGCGGTCGGCAACTTCATGGGCCCGCTGCTGCTGGGCAGGCTGTTCGACACGGTCGGCCGCCGCATCATGATCTCGTCGACGTACCTGCTCTCGGGCATCCTGTTGTTCGGTACGGCCTGGCTGTTCGACCAGGGCACGCTCAGCGCGAGCACGCTGACGGCCTGCTGGTGCGCGGTCCTGTTCTTCGCGTCGGCCGGCGCGTCGAGCGCCTACCTCACGGTCTCCGAGGTCTTCCCGATGGAGACCCGCGCGATGTCCATCGCCTTCTTCTACGCCCTCGGCACCGCCGCCGGCGGTATCAGCGGCCCCCTGCTCTTCGCCAACCTCACCGAGACGGGCAAGGTCGGCGACACGGTCCTCGCCTTCCAGATCGGCGCGGCCCTGATGTGCCTGGCCGGCCTGGTGGCGGCGTTCCTCGCGGTCCGCGCGGAACGCCGGTCGCTGGAGGACATCGCCCGCCCGCTCACGGCGGTGACGAAGCCGGCTCGGGCGGGCGAGGTGGGACAAGGGGCGTAG
- a CDS encoding DUF397 domain-containing protein → MMPSSSVPWRRSSYSNGMGGECLEVATSPRTIAVRDSKAPTGPQLSLSPATWENFIGAISRTSKHRPN, encoded by the coding sequence ATGATGCCGTCGTCAAGCGTCCCGTGGCGCAGGAGCAGTTACAGCAACGGCATGGGGGGCGAGTGCCTCGAAGTGGCCACGTCCCCGAGGACTATCGCAGTGCGCGACTCGAAGGCCCCCACAGGGCCACAACTCTCTCTCAGCCCGGCCACGTGGGAGAACTTCATAGGTGCCATTTCCCGGACAAGCAAGCATCGCCCTAACTGA
- a CDS encoding DUF5753 domain-containing protein produces MTSLIPWQQRLSTGTEDIQNEVIDWYRRTRHGKAYVPTMIWGTFQTEAYATVILRQVVEFLGVPDDVPAGVAKRMERQQVLYDGEHHYDVILGEQALYTNVGGPVVMHGQMERLLRDIDLSSLTLGVLSATAEVSVVPMPGFNLHGDDRAHYELVSTGVNITDPDELALHDKAFDALRNAACYGDAAKELIDKALAFWSSQ; encoded by the coding sequence ATGACCAGTTTGATTCCGTGGCAACAGCGCCTGTCCACCGGTACGGAGGACATCCAGAACGAGGTCATCGACTGGTATCGCCGGACTCGGCACGGCAAGGCCTACGTTCCCACGATGATCTGGGGGACGTTTCAGACCGAGGCATACGCGACGGTGATCCTCCGTCAGGTCGTCGAGTTCCTCGGAGTGCCGGACGACGTTCCGGCAGGCGTGGCCAAGCGGATGGAGCGTCAGCAGGTTCTGTACGACGGTGAGCATCACTACGACGTGATCCTCGGCGAACAAGCCCTGTACACGAACGTCGGCGGGCCAGTGGTGATGCATGGGCAGATGGAGCGGCTTCTCCGCGACATCGACCTGTCCTCCCTCACCCTGGGAGTGCTTTCCGCCACCGCTGAGGTGAGCGTGGTCCCTATGCCCGGTTTCAACCTGCATGGCGATGACCGCGCCCACTATGAACTCGTGTCGACCGGGGTGAACATCACCGACCCGGACGAACTCGCCCTCCATGACAAGGCGTTCGATGCGCTGCGCAATGCCGCGTGTTATGGGGATGCGGCCAAGGAGCTGATCGACAAGGCTCTGGCTTTCTGGAGCAGCCAGTAG
- a CDS encoding alginate lyase family protein: MSHVTRQISRRSMLKATGATAGAVGAATGAGIGIGIGTTTLASPAAAAGASFAHPGLLHTRADLDRMAAKVKAGAAVHTAGFAKLTANRHAQSGWTANPQATVVRGGAGQNYAILYNDIHAAYQNALRGHVSGDSAHLDTAVAILNAWSAELTGLGGNADRFLAAGLYGYQIANAAELVRDHPDFELGRFQEMLTTVFAPLSDSFLAEHNGAVVSNYWTNWDLTAMCCVLATGILCDDKAQVARAVEYFKQGEGLGSIRNAIPVVRDDGLAEWLEAGRDQGHALLGVGLMGTFCEMAWNQGIDLYGYDDSRFLKGAQYVAKWAMGGEVPFTTNTRRKGAINGWSGSETVTEAAPVDPAMTRPIWAMIANHYTKRRGLPASYLTRIAAKASPEGGGGDYGPNSGGYDQLGFGTLAFTRDRATGTGTGGAPGPAASGEASPAAGAGAGAGAGSDARPQTGATASPSASVAPSTSGDLAATGSNDVLGWTAATGVTALAGGLLLLRRRERVRRASQ, translated from the coding sequence ATGAGCCACGTGACACGACAGATCAGCCGCCGGAGCATGCTCAAGGCCACGGGTGCGACCGCCGGAGCCGTCGGGGCCGCAACGGGCGCCGGAATCGGCATCGGTATCGGTACGACCACTCTCGCGTCCCCGGCAGCCGCCGCCGGCGCCTCGTTCGCGCACCCCGGCCTCCTGCACACCCGCGCCGACCTGGACCGGATGGCCGCCAAGGTGAAGGCCGGCGCCGCTGTCCACACGGCCGGGTTCGCCAAGCTGACCGCCAACCGGCACGCACAGAGCGGCTGGACGGCCAACCCGCAGGCGACCGTGGTCCGGGGAGGCGCCGGCCAGAACTACGCGATCCTCTACAACGACATCCACGCCGCTTACCAGAACGCCCTGCGCGGCCACGTCAGCGGCGACAGCGCGCACCTCGACACCGCCGTGGCGATCCTCAACGCCTGGTCGGCCGAGCTGACCGGCCTCGGCGGCAACGCCGACCGCTTCCTGGCCGCCGGCCTGTACGGGTACCAGATAGCCAACGCCGCCGAACTCGTCCGCGACCACCCCGACTTCGAGCTCGGCCGGTTCCAGGAGATGCTGACCACGGTCTTCGCGCCGCTCAGCGACAGCTTCCTGGCCGAGCACAACGGCGCCGTCGTCTCCAACTACTGGACCAACTGGGACCTCACCGCCATGTGCTGCGTCCTGGCGACCGGCATCCTCTGCGACGACAAGGCCCAGGTCGCCCGCGCCGTCGAGTACTTCAAGCAGGGCGAGGGACTCGGCTCGATCCGCAACGCCATTCCCGTCGTGCGCGACGACGGCCTCGCCGAGTGGCTGGAGGCCGGCCGCGACCAGGGGCACGCCCTGCTCGGCGTCGGCCTGATGGGCACCTTCTGCGAGATGGCCTGGAACCAGGGCATCGACCTGTACGGCTACGACGACAGCCGCTTCCTCAAGGGCGCCCAGTACGTGGCCAAGTGGGCGATGGGCGGGGAGGTGCCCTTCACCACGAACACCCGCAGGAAGGGCGCGATCAACGGCTGGTCGGGGTCGGAGACCGTGACCGAGGCCGCGCCCGTGGACCCGGCGATGACCCGCCCCATCTGGGCGATGATCGCCAACCACTACACCAAGCGCCGGGGCCTGCCGGCGTCGTACCTCACCCGCATCGCCGCGAAGGCATCGCCGGAGGGCGGCGGCGGGGACTACGGGCCCAACAGCGGCGGATACGACCAACTGGGTTTCGGCACGCTGGCGTTCACGCGGGACCGGGCGACCGGGACAGGCACGGGCGGTGCGCCCGGTCCGGCGGCTTCGGGGGAGGCGTCCCCGGCAGCCGGGGCTGGGGCAGGGGCAGGGGCGGGGTCGGACGCCCGGCCTCAGACGGGGGCCACGGCATCGCCCTCCGCGTCCGTCGCCCCCTCCACCAGCGGCGACCTCGCCGCCACCGGCTCCAACGACGTCCTCGGCTGGACCGCCGCCACCGGCGTCACCGCCCTCGCCGGCGGCCTGCTCCTCCTGCGGCGCCGGGAACGGGTCCGGCGCGCATCCCAGTAG
- a CDS encoding helix-turn-helix domain-containing protein codes for MTFEPEQLGQSRTDLALTLRELRKRAGLTGDRLAERCNMSQSQISKFETGKRTPRLVDVERILRALDAPAEIAAEIKALARIANTEWQDKRSSWRRGMEKRQTELTFLEREATELRYFLPAMITGLLATPEYARASLSHTPGDSSKTVARKLERQAVLYDTSKSFTFILTEQAIRWAIVPAPAMAVQIDRLASLSYLPNLRIGVIPMGTVIARGPMNTFTVYDNRLATVENLTGRMVFRDSRDIAEHLAVFSYFEQHARFDAEARALLQGWAESCR; via the coding sequence GTGACCTTCGAACCTGAGCAGCTGGGACAGTCGCGAACCGATCTCGCACTAACGCTTCGCGAGTTGCGCAAGCGAGCCGGTCTCACCGGAGACCGGCTCGCTGAGCGTTGCAACATGTCTCAGAGCCAGATCAGTAAGTTCGAGACCGGCAAGAGGACGCCGAGGCTTGTGGACGTCGAACGGATCCTCCGGGCCCTCGACGCACCCGCCGAAATAGCGGCGGAAATTAAGGCTCTCGCGCGTATTGCGAATACGGAATGGCAGGACAAGCGCTCTTCCTGGCGTCGCGGCATGGAGAAACGGCAGACGGAACTTACCTTCCTGGAGCGTGAGGCCACGGAGTTGCGCTACTTCCTGCCTGCCATGATTACGGGCCTGCTGGCCACGCCCGAATATGCTCGCGCCAGCCTGAGCCATACACCCGGCGACTCCTCAAAGACCGTGGCACGCAAGCTGGAGCGCCAAGCCGTTCTCTACGACACGTCAAAGTCCTTCACCTTCATCCTGACGGAGCAGGCGATACGGTGGGCGATTGTTCCGGCGCCAGCCATGGCGGTGCAGATTGACCGTCTGGCGTCGCTGTCCTATCTGCCGAATCTTCGCATCGGTGTCATTCCAATGGGAACTGTCATAGCACGCGGTCCGATGAATACGTTCACGGTCTACGATAACCGATTGGCCACCGTCGAGAACCTCACTGGGCGGATGGTTTTTCGAGATTCCCGCGATATCGCTGAACATCTCGCCGTGTTCTCCTATTTTGAACAGCACGCCCGCTTCGACGCCGAGGCAAGGGCTTTGCTGCAGGGGTGGGCGGAATCCTGCCGATGA
- a CDS encoding DUF6879 family protein → MLLDGDEWRRTFDAYERDAWRFEAQPVYTMPREAEHIGRFLRGEQKPADHNARWHERVRGYVTSGRTVGRVRVVRQPLTDYQRYQFAWGIPGNTAAGENIRILDVTQEDYGLPLSETDWWMFDETRIVHLNFRPDGTQIGREVFTGDISPYLEWKRIALAHSVPFSVYVKEIGDLRT, encoded by the coding sequence GTGCTCTTGGATGGTGACGAGTGGCGGAGGACGTTCGACGCGTACGAACGTGACGCGTGGCGATTCGAGGCGCAACCCGTCTACACCATGCCCAGGGAAGCCGAGCACATCGGCCGCTTCCTTCGCGGCGAGCAAAAGCCTGCTGACCACAATGCTCGCTGGCATGAGCGGGTACGCGGATACGTGACCTCAGGCCGCACCGTTGGGCGAGTACGAGTCGTTCGACAGCCGTTGACGGACTATCAGCGATACCAGTTCGCGTGGGGAATCCCGGGAAACACAGCCGCCGGCGAAAACATCCGGATCCTGGATGTCACGCAGGAGGACTACGGACTTCCCCTCTCGGAAACCGACTGGTGGATGTTCGACGAGACGCGCATTGTACACCTGAACTTCCGGCCAGACGGGACACAGATCGGCCGAGAAGTCTTCACGGGTGACATCTCCCCGTACCTGGAGTGGAAACGCATCGCGCTAGCTCACTCCGTTCCTTTCTCCGTGTACGTGAAAGAAATCGGTGACCTTCGAACCTGA
- a CDS encoding VOC family protein: MTIRRIMPDFQVGSEAQMETSRDFYGLLGFEEVMNMGWVMTLASPANPTAQISFFTAERTAPVVPDLSVEVEDVDAVYAQVLASGAEIVRELRDEEWGVRRFFVRDPNGRVVNVLSHQA, from the coding sequence ATGACGATCCGCAGGATCATGCCCGACTTCCAGGTCGGGTCCGAGGCACAGATGGAGACCAGCCGGGACTTCTACGGCCTGCTCGGCTTCGAGGAGGTGATGAACATGGGCTGGGTGATGACCCTGGCGTCCCCCGCCAACCCCACCGCCCAGATCAGCTTCTTCACCGCTGAACGCACCGCTCCGGTCGTCCCCGACCTGAGCGTGGAGGTCGAGGACGTCGACGCCGTGTACGCCCAGGTGCTGGCGTCGGGCGCGGAGATCGTACGGGAGCTCCGGGACGAGGAGTGGGGCGTACGGCGGTTCTTCGTACGGGACCCGAACGGGCGGGTGGTGAATGTGCTGAGCCACCAGGCCTAG
- a CDS encoding helix-turn-helix domain-containing protein, with product MTGSPTARRRRLAIELKRLREESSLTCSQVGKELDWSSSKVSRMETGQGRVQPSDVDALCRLYGTAAELRELLKSLAKESKTKGWWHAHSNAIPAWFSVYVGLEQAVADLRTYQAEFIPGLLQTGEYASELSRAWVDHTPEVIERMVEVRMRRQELLTGESAPDLWAVIHESALRHTVGSREGMTRQLERMLEMQKLKNVIVQILPFDAGAYPTTGSFTVLGFPEQEDPDVVYREGLTDSVYLEEPNDVALYTKAFDHLRALALSPQRSALLITRLMEENSR from the coding sequence ATGACCGGATCCCCCACGGCTCGCCGTCGTCGTCTTGCGATCGAGCTCAAGCGGCTGCGCGAAGAGAGCAGCCTGACGTGCAGCCAAGTAGGCAAGGAGCTGGACTGGAGCAGCTCCAAGGTCAGCCGCATGGAGACGGGACAGGGGCGTGTCCAACCCTCGGATGTCGACGCCCTGTGCCGGCTCTACGGGACTGCCGCTGAGCTGCGCGAGCTTCTGAAGTCCCTGGCCAAAGAGTCCAAGACGAAGGGGTGGTGGCACGCGCACAGCAATGCGATCCCTGCTTGGTTCTCCGTGTACGTCGGCCTCGAACAGGCGGTTGCAGACCTGCGCACCTATCAAGCCGAGTTCATCCCCGGCCTGCTACAGACTGGCGAGTACGCATCCGAGTTGAGCCGCGCATGGGTCGACCACACCCCTGAGGTCATTGAGCGCATGGTCGAGGTCCGGATGCGGCGACAAGAGCTCCTCACCGGCGAGAGCGCACCTGATCTATGGGCAGTCATCCACGAGAGCGCGCTGCGGCACACAGTGGGCAGCCGCGAGGGCATGACCCGCCAACTCGAACGTATGCTGGAAATGCAGAAGTTGAAGAACGTGATCGTCCAGATTCTCCCGTTCGACGCTGGCGCCTATCCCACCACCGGGTCCTTCACAGTCCTCGGCTTCCCAGAGCAGGAGGACCCAGACGTGGTCTACCGAGAGGGGCTCACCGATTCGGTCTACCTCGAAGAGCCCAACGACGTGGCCCTCTATACGAAGGCGTTCGACCACCTCAGGGCCTTGGCACTGAGCCCCCAACGTTCAGCCTTGCTGATCACAAGACTCATGGAGGAGAACTCCCGATGA